One window of the Daphnia pulex isolate KAP4 chromosome 8, ASM2113471v1 genome contains the following:
- the LOC124199794 gene encoding uncharacterized protein LOC124199794 isoform X2: MPSATTTTTNNFVRTNRKELTQKNRVTLYSQCPGRTQQREPRMEIHRQQPREMKRKRFKPWENIRRMFQRKNLTASEHHHHHQNLPAPSPPPRGQSSSTSRLSGVFGLAGGSSRSRSTSELLTTEPQPIPASCTINNRAATVAAAGSLGAGLSVSHDSVFGLDISPESDAYFTHHRNQPAAESLPSSASFQYMSELRAAIGGRHRSAEDDEGLPRSPVNATPTTAQVLVDYSIHNNNNAGHSGGGSDPSLLSINSCELDEAPFVSLRNQQPQAQPQPQQQSGKVLQKAGGSNNNNNTATESDGRLDAADDGLLGMAAPLNHSAARHKIAIRPKRNHAPARPRQLPQLAEGPVEDDLAWTSHPSGEIDQQVQHVQPSVPERKNRIGRLLRSEPVSAGAFTKLRSVSLSRTEDSAIKEAPIYPVPSSADPSSSSSHPASTKPSAGSSSVKLARSKSSVEKKIQHEVAVFWRRTKEGKLFQKKETPDKEGPANADQGGSKGQQQQPQLLEVPEAKRKDLRKIKRDKEEKRKRSDASANKEESSPPFLSRIFGSRRSSRRLRKKTPPPAAPPSPPPKSRTPSPAVATEPVPVPRSAFRHEEEDDDEEMEIDWRIPHQPTYTYAPPPSRSAPPQTSRLVEKWAETDFHAVRAPMASPKASRMEECLKMSPTPTRHHRIHIAGLSPYQRRVARIGNGLEISDDEWDKEPAISPTRSYHFRPEDKDPERRSGLSLNLENSMKSLPVNINQEFTLKKASPTGCQVPPPLSPIAGENLRRSFEILKYSNEGLKKTIHSFNPKRMSQSSDQLHLSDGSAGQRESSGSLSNSTSSLNISDADDTAETNGSLISLSAQSTGEKDVRDDILIVDDHKETIHHQVVDWTESKPAEQEDQLGPELLCNEESIVVANTLVDSSSSHPDIIPESGQNVQPSRKTSVTHHNNITAGSNVYETEIRSKPPSSPEEPIRPATKHKSWESRQLVAPIEPPAMFSMSVRVQNPPDVKFKRSISNPSNETTPLTIAPEAPAMRKLSDTFQHQPSRPFIMSVRMGGADGEGTPASLPPQQLMAKLSARPWQSKEEKDRQNKVALVRSQHAEPDPPPSVKPEEVEIPPAEPVKLRPKTQAKEETSELLKVFARRSVKVRDSKDLTDAMANTTEANAEARNEMLSAGGSIPVSSRTSPSAAADCVTKEDITTGPAEVIAQSVEKMDLSKEKIPPKKVPKPPVAIRTTMGQPPPSIDPPPPADRFLKSSGKVPPFFRPGAHESTLPNDNPVPSVRPFVPLIIRLPADDKSASDPSDKSSKSSSPTSPSQADPSVFEESSSVSDTNRIIESTSVTTDAEVVWKKHQTKPRPSDRFLSAHKFAAKTIDEEVKAATAIPPTRQSKVLDMVNNFQRLQVT; the protein is encoded by the exons AtgccatcagcaacaacaacaacaacaaacaatttcGTCCGAACCAATAGAAAGGAGCTCACGCAAAAGAATCGAGTTACATTATATTCCCAGTGTCCAGGGAGGACCCAGCAGCGAGAGCCAAGGATGGAGATTCATCGACAACAGCCCAGAG aaatgaaacgaaaacgtTTCAAGCCGTGGGAGAACATTCGGCGCATGTTCCAGCGCAAGAATTTGACAGCCAGCGaacaccaccatcatcatcaaaatctTCCGGCGCCGTCGCCTCCGCCCAGAGGTCAAAGTTCTTCCACTTCCAGACTCAGTGGCGTTTTCGGCCTGGCCGGCGGCTCGTCGCGCAGTCGCTCGACCAGCGAGTTACTAACAACCGAACCGCAACCCATTCCCGCAAG TTGCACGATCAACAACAGGGCGGCTACGGTGGCCGCCGCAGGATCCCTGGGCGCCGGTTTGAGCGTTTCACACGACTCGGTTTTCGGGTTGGACATCTCGCCGGAATCCGATGCCTATTTCACTCATCACCGGAACCAACCGGCCGCCGAAAGTCTTCCCTCATCCGCCTCATTTCAGTACATG AGCGAGTTGAGAGCAGCTATTGGTGGAAGACATCGCTCGGCCGAAGATGATGAAGGTCTACCTCGTTCGCCCGTCAATGCGACGCCGACGACGGCCCAGGTCCTTGTGGACTATTCG atacacaacaacaacaacgccggGCACAGCGGTGGAGGAAGTGACCCGTCTCTGCTGAGCATCAACAGCTGCGAGCTGGACGAG GCGCCGTTTGTCAGTCTGCGCAATCAACAGCCACAAGCTCAGCCTCAGCCTCAACAACAGTCGGGCAAAGTTCTCCAGAAGGCCGGCggtagcaacaacaacaacaacactgcCACAGAGAGCGATG GTCGTCTGGATGCCGCCGATGACGGATTACTGGGCATGGCAGCTCCGTTGAATCACAGCGCTGCCCGGCACAAGATTGCCATCCGACCTAAAAGGAATCACGCTCCGGCTAGACCTCGTCAATTACCTCAG TTGGCCGAAGGACCGGTGGAAGACGATTTGGCATGGACTAGCCATCCGTCGGGGGAGATTGACCAGCAAGTTCAACATGTTCAACCGTCGGTACCGGAGCGCAAGAATCGCATTGGCCGACTCTTGCGATCCGAGCCAGTTTCCGCTGGAGCTTTCACTAAATTGCGCTCCGTCTCCCTGTCACGGACGGAAGATTCTGCCATCAAAGAGGCTCCCATTTACCCGGTTCCATCCAGTGCcgatcccagcagcagcagcagccacccaGCTAGTACTAAGCCGTCGGCTGGATCTTCGTCGGTCAAACTTGCCCGGAGCAAGTCTAGCGTCGAGAAGAAGATCCAGCACGAAGTGGCCGTCTTTTGGCGCCGTACCAAAGAGGGTAAACTCTTCCAGAAGAAAGAGACCCCCGACAAAGAAGGGCCAGCCAATGCTGATCAG GGTGGATCgaaagggcagcagcagcagccgcagttGCTGGAAGTGCCCGAAGCCAAACGTAAAGATTTGCGCAAAATCAAACGAGACAAGGAGGAAAAGCGGAAGAGGAGCGACGCCAGTGCCAACAAAGAGGAATCGTCACCGCCGTTCCTGTCCAGGATATTCGGATCGCGGAGGAGTAGCAGACGACTTCGGAAGAAGacgccaccaccagcagcaccaccgTCGCCTCCGCCAAAGAGCCGGACGCCATCGCCGGCTGTCGCGACGGAACCCGTTCCCGTTCCGCGATCCGCTTTCCGCcacgaagaagaggatgacgaCGAAGAGATGGAGATCGATTGGCGGATCCCTCATCAGCCAACGTACACCTACGCTCCTCCGCCGAGTCGATCGGCTCCTCCGCAGACGAGCCGCTTGGTGGAGAAATGGGCAGAAACGGATTTCCATGCAGTGCGAGCGCCGATGGCTTCGCCCAAGGCCAGCCGGATGGAAGAATGTCTGAAAATGTCGCCCACTCCGACCCGTCATCATCGCATCCACATCGCCGGGCTGTCGCCTTATCAGCGCCGGGTGGCGCGGATCGGGAACGGGCTGGAAATATCGGACGACGAATGGGACAAGGAACCGGCCATCTCGCCCACTCGCTCCTACCATTTCCGACCGGAAGACAAAGATCCGGAACGACGATCGGGACTGTCGCTTAACTTGGAGAACTCGATGAAGAGCCTTCCGGTAAATATCAATCAGGAATTCACCTTGAAGAAGGCCTCGCCCACCGGTTGCCAGGTGCCTCCGCCGTTGTCTCCCATCGCCGGCGAAAATCTCCGGCGCTCCTTCGAGATCCTGAAATATTCCAACGAAGGATTGAAGAAGACGATCCACAGTTTCAATCCGAAACGGATGAGCCAGTCGTCTGATCAACTCCACTTGTCGGACGGGAGTGCCGGCCAGCGCGAGTCGTCCGGAAGCCTGTCCAATTCGACTAGCAGTCTCAACATCTCGGATGCGGATGACACGGCCGAAACCAACGGCTCCTTGATTAGCCTCTCGGCCCAATCGACGGGAGAGAAGGACGTCAGGGATGACATTCTCATTGTCGACGATCACAAGGAGACGATCCATCATCAGGTTGTCGATTGGACGGAATCTAAACCCGCCGAGCAGGAGGATCAACTGGGTCCGGAATTATTGTGCAATGAGGAATCTATTGTCGTCGCCAACACTCTGGTGGATTCTTCGTCTAGTCATCCAGACATCATTCCGGAATCGGGACAAAATGTCCAACCGAGCCGGAAGACTTCAGTCACCCACCACAACAATATCACGGCCGGATCGAATGTCTATGAGACGGAAATCCGCTCCAAACCGCCATCATCGCCGGAAGAGCCAATCCGACCGGCGACTAAACACAAGTCTTGGGAGAGTCGTCAGTTGGTGGCTCCTATTGAACCCCCCGCAATGTTCTCGATGTCGGTGCGGGTCCAGAATCCGCCGGATGTCAAATTCAAGCGCAGCATAAGTAACCCGAGCAACGAGACAACTCCATTGACCATCGCTCCGGAAGCTCCAGCGATGAGGAAACTTTCGGACACGTTCCAACATCAGCCGTCGAGACCTTTCATCATGTCGGTGCGGATGGGCGGGGCGGATGGCGAAGGAACTCCGGCGTCTCTCCCTCCGCAGCAGCTGATGGCCAAACTCTCTGCCCGCCCCTGGCAGAGCAAGGAGGAGAAGGATCGACAGAATAAAGTGGCGCTCGTTAGAAGTCAGCACGCGGAACCGGATCCTCCTCCGTCCGTCAAACcggaagaagttgaaattCCTCCAGCGGAGCCAGTCAAATTACGCCCAAAGACACAGGCCAAGGAGGAAACTTCTGAGCTGTTGAAAGTTTTCGCCAGACGATCGGTAAAAGTCAGAGACAGCAAGGATTTGACGGATGCGATGGCGAACACGACGGAAGCCAATGCTGAAGCCAGGAATGAAATGTTGAGCGCCGGAGGATCGATACCGGTCAGTAGTCGGACGtcaccatcagcagcagcagattgCGTCACGAAGGAAGATATTACAACTGGACCTGCAGAAGTTATTGCCCAGTCAGTCGAAAAAATGGATCTCTCCAAGGAAAAGATTCCGCCGAAGAAAGTTCCCAAACCTCCAGTAGCCATCCGGACGACGATGGGACAGCCGCCGCCTTCAATCGACCCCCCACCGCCTGCTGATCGATTCCTGAAATCATCCGGCAAAGTGCCACCTTTCTTCCGCCCAGGAGCTCATGAATCCACTTTGCCCAATGATAACCCGGTTCCTAGCGTCCGTCCGTTTGTCCCGCTCATCATCCGCCTTCCGGCCGATGACAAGAGCGCTAGTGATCCATCGGACAAGAGTTCCAAGAGCTCCAGTCCTACTAGCCCGTCTCAGGCCGACCCGTCAGTCTTTGAAGAAAGTAGTAGTGTCAGCGACACTAATCGCATTATTGAATCCACTTCCGTCACGACCGATGCCGAAGTCGTGTGGAAGAAACATCAGACCAAACCACGTCCATCCGACCGGTTCCTATCCGCTCACAAATTCGCTGCTAAAACCATCGATGAA gaGGTGAAGGCGGCGACTGCAATTCCACCCACCAGGCAATCCAAAGTGCTGGATATGGTCAACAACTTCCAGCGTTTGCAAGTGACGTGA
- the LOC124199794 gene encoding uncharacterized protein LOC124199794 isoform X1, with the protein MAGKGVTIAPEMKRKRFKPWENIRRMFQRKNLTASEHHHHHQNLPAPSPPPRGQSSSTSRLSGVFGLAGGSSRSRSTSELLTTEPQPIPASCTINNRAATVAAAGSLGAGLSVSHDSVFGLDISPESDAYFTHHRNQPAAESLPSSASFQYMSELRAAIGGRHRSAEDDEGLPRSPVNATPTTAQVLVDYSIHNNNNAGHSGGGSDPSLLSINSCELDEAPFVSLRNQQPQAQPQPQQQSGKVLQKAGGSNNNNNTATESDGRLDAADDGLLGMAAPLNHSAARHKIAIRPKRNHAPARPRQLPQLAEGPVEDDLAWTSHPSGEIDQQVQHVQPSVPERKNRIGRLLRSEPVSAGAFTKLRSVSLSRTEDSAIKEAPIYPVPSSADPSSSSSHPASTKPSAGSSSVKLARSKSSVEKKIQHEVAVFWRRTKEGKLFQKKETPDKEGPANADQGGSKGQQQQPQLLEVPEAKRKDLRKIKRDKEEKRKRSDASANKEESSPPFLSRIFGSRRSSRRLRKKTPPPAAPPSPPPKSRTPSPAVATEPVPVPRSAFRHEEEDDDEEMEIDWRIPHQPTYTYAPPPSRSAPPQTSRLVEKWAETDFHAVRAPMASPKASRMEECLKMSPTPTRHHRIHIAGLSPYQRRVARIGNGLEISDDEWDKEPAISPTRSYHFRPEDKDPERRSGLSLNLENSMKSLPVNINQEFTLKKASPTGCQVPPPLSPIAGENLRRSFEILKYSNEGLKKTIHSFNPKRMSQSSDQLHLSDGSAGQRESSGSLSNSTSSLNISDADDTAETNGSLISLSAQSTGEKDVRDDILIVDDHKETIHHQVVDWTESKPAEQEDQLGPELLCNEESIVVANTLVDSSSSHPDIIPESGQNVQPSRKTSVTHHNNITAGSNVYETEIRSKPPSSPEEPIRPATKHKSWESRQLVAPIEPPAMFSMSVRVQNPPDVKFKRSISNPSNETTPLTIAPEAPAMRKLSDTFQHQPSRPFIMSVRMGGADGEGTPASLPPQQLMAKLSARPWQSKEEKDRQNKVALVRSQHAEPDPPPSVKPEEVEIPPAEPVKLRPKTQAKEETSELLKVFARRSVKVRDSKDLTDAMANTTEANAEARNEMLSAGGSIPVSSRTSPSAAADCVTKEDITTGPAEVIAQSVEKMDLSKEKIPPKKVPKPPVAIRTTMGQPPPSIDPPPPADRFLKSSGKVPPFFRPGAHESTLPNDNPVPSVRPFVPLIIRLPADDKSASDPSDKSSKSSSPTSPSQADPSVFEESSSVSDTNRIIESTSVTTDAEVVWKKHQTKPRPSDRFLSAHKFAAKTIDEEVKAATAIPPTRQSKVLDMVNNFQRLQVT; encoded by the exons ATGGCGGGCAAGGGTGTCACGATCGCGCCAG aaatgaaacgaaaacgtTTCAAGCCGTGGGAGAACATTCGGCGCATGTTCCAGCGCAAGAATTTGACAGCCAGCGaacaccaccatcatcatcaaaatctTCCGGCGCCGTCGCCTCCGCCCAGAGGTCAAAGTTCTTCCACTTCCAGACTCAGTGGCGTTTTCGGCCTGGCCGGCGGCTCGTCGCGCAGTCGCTCGACCAGCGAGTTACTAACAACCGAACCGCAACCCATTCCCGCAAG TTGCACGATCAACAACAGGGCGGCTACGGTGGCCGCCGCAGGATCCCTGGGCGCCGGTTTGAGCGTTTCACACGACTCGGTTTTCGGGTTGGACATCTCGCCGGAATCCGATGCCTATTTCACTCATCACCGGAACCAACCGGCCGCCGAAAGTCTTCCCTCATCCGCCTCATTTCAGTACATG AGCGAGTTGAGAGCAGCTATTGGTGGAAGACATCGCTCGGCCGAAGATGATGAAGGTCTACCTCGTTCGCCCGTCAATGCGACGCCGACGACGGCCCAGGTCCTTGTGGACTATTCG atacacaacaacaacaacgccggGCACAGCGGTGGAGGAAGTGACCCGTCTCTGCTGAGCATCAACAGCTGCGAGCTGGACGAG GCGCCGTTTGTCAGTCTGCGCAATCAACAGCCACAAGCTCAGCCTCAGCCTCAACAACAGTCGGGCAAAGTTCTCCAGAAGGCCGGCggtagcaacaacaacaacaacactgcCACAGAGAGCGATG GTCGTCTGGATGCCGCCGATGACGGATTACTGGGCATGGCAGCTCCGTTGAATCACAGCGCTGCCCGGCACAAGATTGCCATCCGACCTAAAAGGAATCACGCTCCGGCTAGACCTCGTCAATTACCTCAG TTGGCCGAAGGACCGGTGGAAGACGATTTGGCATGGACTAGCCATCCGTCGGGGGAGATTGACCAGCAAGTTCAACATGTTCAACCGTCGGTACCGGAGCGCAAGAATCGCATTGGCCGACTCTTGCGATCCGAGCCAGTTTCCGCTGGAGCTTTCACTAAATTGCGCTCCGTCTCCCTGTCACGGACGGAAGATTCTGCCATCAAAGAGGCTCCCATTTACCCGGTTCCATCCAGTGCcgatcccagcagcagcagcagccacccaGCTAGTACTAAGCCGTCGGCTGGATCTTCGTCGGTCAAACTTGCCCGGAGCAAGTCTAGCGTCGAGAAGAAGATCCAGCACGAAGTGGCCGTCTTTTGGCGCCGTACCAAAGAGGGTAAACTCTTCCAGAAGAAAGAGACCCCCGACAAAGAAGGGCCAGCCAATGCTGATCAG GGTGGATCgaaagggcagcagcagcagccgcagttGCTGGAAGTGCCCGAAGCCAAACGTAAAGATTTGCGCAAAATCAAACGAGACAAGGAGGAAAAGCGGAAGAGGAGCGACGCCAGTGCCAACAAAGAGGAATCGTCACCGCCGTTCCTGTCCAGGATATTCGGATCGCGGAGGAGTAGCAGACGACTTCGGAAGAAGacgccaccaccagcagcaccaccgTCGCCTCCGCCAAAGAGCCGGACGCCATCGCCGGCTGTCGCGACGGAACCCGTTCCCGTTCCGCGATCCGCTTTCCGCcacgaagaagaggatgacgaCGAAGAGATGGAGATCGATTGGCGGATCCCTCATCAGCCAACGTACACCTACGCTCCTCCGCCGAGTCGATCGGCTCCTCCGCAGACGAGCCGCTTGGTGGAGAAATGGGCAGAAACGGATTTCCATGCAGTGCGAGCGCCGATGGCTTCGCCCAAGGCCAGCCGGATGGAAGAATGTCTGAAAATGTCGCCCACTCCGACCCGTCATCATCGCATCCACATCGCCGGGCTGTCGCCTTATCAGCGCCGGGTGGCGCGGATCGGGAACGGGCTGGAAATATCGGACGACGAATGGGACAAGGAACCGGCCATCTCGCCCACTCGCTCCTACCATTTCCGACCGGAAGACAAAGATCCGGAACGACGATCGGGACTGTCGCTTAACTTGGAGAACTCGATGAAGAGCCTTCCGGTAAATATCAATCAGGAATTCACCTTGAAGAAGGCCTCGCCCACCGGTTGCCAGGTGCCTCCGCCGTTGTCTCCCATCGCCGGCGAAAATCTCCGGCGCTCCTTCGAGATCCTGAAATATTCCAACGAAGGATTGAAGAAGACGATCCACAGTTTCAATCCGAAACGGATGAGCCAGTCGTCTGATCAACTCCACTTGTCGGACGGGAGTGCCGGCCAGCGCGAGTCGTCCGGAAGCCTGTCCAATTCGACTAGCAGTCTCAACATCTCGGATGCGGATGACACGGCCGAAACCAACGGCTCCTTGATTAGCCTCTCGGCCCAATCGACGGGAGAGAAGGACGTCAGGGATGACATTCTCATTGTCGACGATCACAAGGAGACGATCCATCATCAGGTTGTCGATTGGACGGAATCTAAACCCGCCGAGCAGGAGGATCAACTGGGTCCGGAATTATTGTGCAATGAGGAATCTATTGTCGTCGCCAACACTCTGGTGGATTCTTCGTCTAGTCATCCAGACATCATTCCGGAATCGGGACAAAATGTCCAACCGAGCCGGAAGACTTCAGTCACCCACCACAACAATATCACGGCCGGATCGAATGTCTATGAGACGGAAATCCGCTCCAAACCGCCATCATCGCCGGAAGAGCCAATCCGACCGGCGACTAAACACAAGTCTTGGGAGAGTCGTCAGTTGGTGGCTCCTATTGAACCCCCCGCAATGTTCTCGATGTCGGTGCGGGTCCAGAATCCGCCGGATGTCAAATTCAAGCGCAGCATAAGTAACCCGAGCAACGAGACAACTCCATTGACCATCGCTCCGGAAGCTCCAGCGATGAGGAAACTTTCGGACACGTTCCAACATCAGCCGTCGAGACCTTTCATCATGTCGGTGCGGATGGGCGGGGCGGATGGCGAAGGAACTCCGGCGTCTCTCCCTCCGCAGCAGCTGATGGCCAAACTCTCTGCCCGCCCCTGGCAGAGCAAGGAGGAGAAGGATCGACAGAATAAAGTGGCGCTCGTTAGAAGTCAGCACGCGGAACCGGATCCTCCTCCGTCCGTCAAACcggaagaagttgaaattCCTCCAGCGGAGCCAGTCAAATTACGCCCAAAGACACAGGCCAAGGAGGAAACTTCTGAGCTGTTGAAAGTTTTCGCCAGACGATCGGTAAAAGTCAGAGACAGCAAGGATTTGACGGATGCGATGGCGAACACGACGGAAGCCAATGCTGAAGCCAGGAATGAAATGTTGAGCGCCGGAGGATCGATACCGGTCAGTAGTCGGACGtcaccatcagcagcagcagattgCGTCACGAAGGAAGATATTACAACTGGACCTGCAGAAGTTATTGCCCAGTCAGTCGAAAAAATGGATCTCTCCAAGGAAAAGATTCCGCCGAAGAAAGTTCCCAAACCTCCAGTAGCCATCCGGACGACGATGGGACAGCCGCCGCCTTCAATCGACCCCCCACCGCCTGCTGATCGATTCCTGAAATCATCCGGCAAAGTGCCACCTTTCTTCCGCCCAGGAGCTCATGAATCCACTTTGCCCAATGATAACCCGGTTCCTAGCGTCCGTCCGTTTGTCCCGCTCATCATCCGCCTTCCGGCCGATGACAAGAGCGCTAGTGATCCATCGGACAAGAGTTCCAAGAGCTCCAGTCCTACTAGCCCGTCTCAGGCCGACCCGTCAGTCTTTGAAGAAAGTAGTAGTGTCAGCGACACTAATCGCATTATTGAATCCACTTCCGTCACGACCGATGCCGAAGTCGTGTGGAAGAAACATCAGACCAAACCACGTCCATCCGACCGGTTCCTATCCGCTCACAAATTCGCTGCTAAAACCATCGATGAA gaGGTGAAGGCGGCGACTGCAATTCCACCCACCAGGCAATCCAAAGTGCTGGATATGGTCAACAACTTCCAGCGTTTGCAAGTGACGTGA